In the Arthrobacter sp. 31Y genome, one interval contains:
- a CDS encoding MBL fold metallo-hydrolase RNA specificity domain-containing protein gives MATKNPATLRFLGATDTVTGSRYLVDFHGTRILVDCGLFQGYKRLRLRNRQPFPVSPASIDAVLLTHAHLDHTGYVPRLVRDGFRGPVHATHGTTELCKLLLPDSGHLQEEEARYADHRGSSIHTPALPLYTAADAVKSLNSFRPAEFDEALDLGSGVEATFVPAGHILGAAQLQIRVGGNSIHFSGDLGRDDDPLMYPPRELEAVDVLVTESTYGNRTHPAGSPETELGEVISRVAKRGGVVLIAAFAVGRAETLMLQLARLRKGGAIPTIPVYLNSPMAIDASYMYQQHPDEHRLRPDEFNDMYRVATMTRTADDSKLLNLRGGPMIIISASGMLTGGRILHHIEAYGNDPKNAIVLSGYQAAGTRGAALAAGSRELRIYGQDIKIRAEVVQLGGFSAHADSDAIIRWMHSAPQAPRMTYITHGEPDASDALRLRIKHELGWKARVPEYQETISIATPE, from the coding sequence ATGGCCACCAAAAACCCCGCAACGCTGCGCTTTCTTGGCGCCACGGATACCGTAACTGGCTCCCGCTACCTTGTGGACTTCCACGGAACACGAATCTTGGTCGACTGCGGGCTGTTCCAAGGCTACAAACGCCTCCGCTTACGGAACAGGCAGCCTTTTCCTGTCTCCCCTGCATCCATCGACGCTGTCTTGCTGACGCATGCCCACTTGGACCACACAGGGTACGTTCCCAGGCTCGTGAGGGATGGGTTCAGAGGTCCCGTCCATGCCACACACGGGACCACCGAACTGTGCAAACTCCTGCTGCCAGACAGCGGACACCTGCAGGAAGAAGAGGCCAGGTACGCCGACCACCGTGGATCGTCCATCCACACTCCTGCCTTGCCCCTGTATACGGCGGCAGATGCAGTGAAGTCGCTCAATAGTTTCCGCCCCGCTGAGTTCGACGAGGCCCTGGACCTCGGCAGCGGCGTCGAGGCCACTTTCGTGCCGGCCGGTCACATCCTGGGAGCGGCGCAGCTACAGATCCGAGTGGGCGGCAACTCCATTCATTTCAGCGGCGACCTGGGCCGCGACGACGACCCGCTCATGTATCCTCCCCGGGAGCTTGAGGCCGTCGACGTGTTGGTAACGGAGTCCACCTACGGCAACAGGACCCATCCAGCCGGAAGCCCCGAAACCGAGCTCGGCGAGGTGATTTCCAGGGTGGCCAAGCGGGGAGGAGTCGTTCTGATCGCGGCATTCGCCGTTGGGCGGGCTGAAACACTCATGCTGCAGTTGGCGCGGTTGCGCAAGGGAGGAGCCATTCCGACTATTCCCGTGTACCTCAACAGCCCCATGGCCATCGATGCTTCCTATATGTACCAGCAGCATCCGGACGAACACCGCCTTCGCCCGGATGAATTCAACGACATGTACCGGGTTGCGACCATGACCCGGACAGCGGACGATTCCAAGCTACTCAACCTCAGGGGTGGCCCCATGATCATCATCTCCGCAAGCGGGATGTTAACGGGTGGACGCATACTGCATCACATCGAGGCGTACGGCAATGACCCCAAAAACGCTATTGTCCTGAGCGGATACCAGGCCGCCGGCACCAGAGGTGCAGCGCTGGCGGCGGGATCGCGCGAACTGAGGATCTATGGACAAGACATCAAGATCAGGGCCGAGGTGGTCCAGCTGGGAGGATTCAGCGCACATGCCGACTCGGACGCCATCATCCGATGGATGCATTCAGCCCCCCAAGCACCACGAATGACGTACATCACCCATGGAGAGCCGGATGCATCTGACGCGCTTCGCCTCCGCATCAAACACGAACTGGGTTGGAAGGCCCGCGTCCCGGAATACCAAGAGACCATCTCCATCGCCACACCGGAATAA
- a CDS encoding SPW repeat protein, which produces MKKWTRWQDYTVIAAGAYAALSVLWTTQTGSSTAIMVTLGLLLVIGGAVNLAMPGMPAAEWAQAIVAVALLLAPWVGGFTSATGAAWSAWIPGAVALVVTALAIRPSTEEYRHHHVASTP; this is translated from the coding sequence ATGAAGAAATGGACGCGTTGGCAGGACTACACCGTGATCGCTGCCGGCGCATATGCAGCTCTGTCTGTTCTATGGACCACACAAACCGGGTCGTCGACGGCGATCATGGTCACGTTGGGCCTCTTGCTGGTCATTGGAGGAGCGGTGAACCTGGCGATGCCCGGAATGCCCGCCGCTGAGTGGGCCCAGGCGATCGTGGCAGTAGCCCTCCTCCTGGCTCCTTGGGTGGGTGGCTTCACCTCCGCGACGGGCGCTGCATGGAGTGCCTGGATCCCGGGTGCGGTGGCTTTGGTGGTGACCGCGCTGGCGATCAGGCCAAGCACTGAGGAATACAGGCACCACCACGTGGCGTCTACACCGTAA
- a CDS encoding response regulator, translated as MDRPETAGQTTGVSPGEPIRVFILDDHELVRRGLQELLEGEGFVVVGMSGSAEEATRRIPALRPDVAVLDARLPDGTGIEVCRDVRSVDPGLNCLILTSYDDEQALRAAVLAGAAGYILKEIGGTDLLGALRKAAHGESLFDDAVKTRIIQGLTAPKRQDPRTASLTPQERRVLEYVGQGMTNRQIGEEMLLAEKTVKNYVSSLLAKLGFERRTQAAVFMAQAPEEDAGSLR; from the coding sequence ATGGATCGCCCAGAAACAGCCGGTCAAACCACCGGCGTTTCCCCCGGAGAACCAATCCGCGTTTTCATCCTCGACGACCACGAGTTGGTTCGCAGAGGCCTCCAGGAACTTTTGGAAGGCGAAGGTTTCGTGGTTGTCGGCATGTCCGGTTCGGCGGAAGAAGCGACGCGCCGGATTCCCGCATTGCGTCCCGATGTCGCTGTTCTGGACGCACGGTTGCCCGACGGCACCGGAATCGAGGTGTGCCGGGACGTTCGCTCCGTCGACCCTGGATTGAATTGCCTGATCTTGACAAGCTACGACGACGAACAGGCCCTCCGCGCCGCTGTTCTTGCCGGAGCCGCAGGTTACATCCTGAAGGAAATCGGGGGCACAGACCTGCTGGGCGCCTTACGAAAAGCCGCCCACGGCGAGTCGTTGTTCGACGACGCCGTCAAGACGAGAATCATCCAAGGCCTCACGGCGCCAAAGAGGCAGGATCCCAGGACAGCTTCCCTCACGCCGCAGGAACGCCGTGTCCTTGAATATGTTGGTCAAGGCATGACCAACCGCCAGATCGGCGAAGAAATGCTCTTGGCAGAGAAGACGGTGAAGAACTACGTCTCGTCCCTGCTGGCCAAACTGGGGTTTGAACGCCGAACCCAGGCGGCGGTGTTCATGGCTCAAGCACCTGAAGAGGATGCCGGTTCCCTGCGCTGA
- a CDS encoding GAF domain-containing sensor histidine kinase — translation MNDSEAPEPQPNVVPRIRIEDLLKDFVGRAGELLQAQERTRGLLEAVVAVAEDLSLEAVLDRVVTSACRLLQARYGALGVIGEDNALSHFITVGIDGELAQRIGPLPTGHGVLGLLITEPAPLRLHDLGHHPKAYGFPQHHPPMKSFLGVPVRVRDVVFGNLYLTEKEGGGDFTPEDEDLAVALAAAAGVAIENARLYEDARRRSSWLEACMDVTGRMLGADQLGQAENSALDLIAARALRESGSHLALILVPSPHEPYVVAGTAGARGAEFAGASLAMEATEVQGVASTGKPTCLDDSKDLLGLASEGASAKLLIIDLSAQGAHHGLLVLARDPGTGNFSKTDVEMGAVFGSHVALALALERIHRLREQVVVFSDRDRIARDLHDLVIQRLFAAGLSLQSLRRFTTGEAALSRIDSVTEELDTSIRDLRNTIYSLQASTREQESLSGRILQSIQAGAKSLPYAPHLTLAGAVDSVDDEAIIKHLLAVVSEGLSNAVRHSGAQSINVSISVAEGRLTLEVVDDGCGFADPAPGNGLANIALRAKEMNGTSTITSAPGNGTSMTWSVPLS, via the coding sequence GTGAACGACTCAGAAGCACCTGAGCCCCAGCCCAATGTTGTGCCGCGGATTCGGATTGAAGACCTCCTGAAGGACTTTGTTGGCCGCGCCGGAGAGCTTCTCCAGGCGCAGGAAAGAACACGGGGTTTGCTCGAAGCGGTTGTGGCCGTGGCAGAAGACCTGAGCCTCGAAGCGGTGCTGGACCGCGTGGTGACCTCGGCATGCAGGCTGCTTCAGGCGCGCTATGGCGCCTTGGGTGTCATCGGGGAGGACAACGCTCTCAGTCACTTCATCACGGTAGGTATAGACGGCGAGCTCGCCCAACGCATCGGCCCACTCCCTACTGGACACGGTGTCCTCGGACTGCTCATCACAGAGCCGGCGCCGCTGCGCCTCCACGACCTCGGCCACCATCCCAAAGCCTACGGATTCCCGCAGCACCACCCTCCCATGAAGTCGTTCCTCGGAGTCCCGGTGCGGGTAAGGGATGTGGTGTTCGGGAATCTCTACCTGACCGAAAAAGAAGGCGGCGGAGACTTCACACCGGAGGACGAGGACTTGGCCGTGGCGTTGGCCGCTGCGGCCGGCGTGGCGATCGAGAATGCCCGGCTCTATGAGGATGCCCGCCGCCGCTCCTCTTGGCTTGAAGCCTGCATGGACGTTACTGGAAGAATGCTCGGCGCCGACCAACTGGGGCAGGCCGAGAACTCGGCCTTGGACCTGATCGCGGCGAGGGCCCTCCGGGAATCTGGTTCCCATCTGGCCCTGATCCTGGTTCCATCTCCTCATGAGCCCTATGTAGTGGCGGGCACGGCTGGAGCCCGCGGCGCTGAATTCGCCGGCGCGTCGTTGGCGATGGAAGCCACGGAAGTGCAGGGCGTCGCAAGCACCGGGAAGCCCACTTGCCTTGATGACTCCAAGGATCTACTCGGCCTCGCCAGCGAAGGGGCGTCGGCCAAACTGTTGATCATCGACCTCAGTGCCCAAGGAGCCCACCACGGTCTGTTGGTCCTTGCCCGCGATCCCGGTACAGGCAATTTTTCAAAGACCGATGTGGAGATGGGGGCAGTCTTCGGTTCCCACGTGGCCCTGGCGCTGGCGCTGGAACGGATTCACCGGCTCCGGGAACAAGTGGTGGTGTTCTCCGACAGGGACAGGATCGCACGGGATCTCCATGATCTGGTCATACAACGGCTGTTTGCAGCTGGGCTGAGCCTCCAAAGCCTCCGGCGTTTCACAACCGGCGAGGCCGCCTTGAGCAGGATCGACTCTGTGACCGAAGAGCTGGACACAAGTATCCGCGATCTCCGCAACACCATCTATTCGCTGCAGGCCAGTACACGTGAGCAGGAGTCGTTGAGCGGCCGCATCCTGCAGTCGATCCAGGCCGGTGCCAAGTCCCTGCCGTACGCGCCACATCTGACGCTGGCTGGCGCCGTTGACTCGGTAGATGACGAAGCCATCATCAAACACCTGCTTGCTGTCGTATCTGAAGGCCTCAGCAATGCCGTGCGGCACTCAGGAGCTCAATCCATCAACGTTTCAATATCAGTGGCCGAGGGACGTCTGACCCTGGAAGTAGTGGACGACGGATGCGGATTTGCGGATCCTGCCCCGGGAAACGGCCTGGCCAACATAGCTCTGCGCGCAAAGGAAATGAACGGCACCAGTACCATCACCAGCGCACCTGGTAACGGGACATCAATGACATGGTCTGTCCCGCTCAGCTGA
- a CDS encoding pyridoxamine 5'-phosphate oxidase family protein codes for MTNKPAVPEAEILDNKQCWELLRSVSVGRLAVWAQDHPDIFPINYKADHGTLVFRTGEGSKLHAALTSTPVALEADGVDPQSGVAWSVVVKGSAASIKLTQEVLETVGLLLFPWQAGRKDHFVRIVPTSLTGRRFKVTPPLSWWSPLDDATRAGLE; via the coding sequence ATGACGAACAAACCCGCGGTTCCGGAAGCTGAGATCCTGGACAACAAACAGTGTTGGGAGCTGCTGCGCAGCGTTTCTGTGGGCCGCCTCGCAGTCTGGGCGCAGGACCATCCGGACATCTTTCCCATTAACTACAAAGCAGACCACGGCACGCTTGTCTTCCGCACCGGCGAGGGGAGCAAGCTCCACGCCGCCCTCACCTCCACACCGGTGGCGCTGGAAGCTGACGGAGTAGACCCACAGTCGGGAGTCGCGTGGAGTGTGGTGGTCAAAGGATCAGCAGCGAGCATCAAACTGACCCAGGAAGTGCTGGAAACCGTTGGTCTGTTGCTTTTCCCTTGGCAGGCCGGGCGGAAGGATCATTTTGTCCGGATCGTCCCTACCTCGTTGACTGGCCGCCGCTTCAAGGTGACTCCACCGTTGTCGTGGTGGAGTCCGCTCGACGATGCCACCCGGGCGGGATTGGAATGA
- a CDS encoding pyridoxamine 5'-phosphate oxidase family protein gives MTPNPSTAVERLAPDECWDLLAQTNVGRLAVLVDGHPDIFPVNYVLDGDSIVFRTGVGTKFWNALTTPCALESDGYEAAKGKAWSVVIRGQTHLILDRQERADVDALGLDPWQPGTKDCYLRLSPDAVTGRRFKTKRPDLWGTPLNDARLGVFH, from the coding sequence ATGACGCCCAACCCGAGTACCGCCGTCGAACGGCTGGCTCCGGACGAATGCTGGGACCTGCTGGCGCAGACCAACGTTGGCCGCTTGGCCGTCCTGGTGGACGGACATCCCGACATCTTTCCAGTGAACTATGTGCTGGACGGTGACAGCATCGTGTTCCGAACCGGGGTAGGCACCAAATTTTGGAATGCACTGACCACCCCCTGCGCTCTGGAAAGTGATGGCTATGAGGCCGCCAAAGGCAAGGCGTGGAGCGTCGTTATCCGCGGACAAACGCACCTGATACTGGACCGGCAGGAAAGAGCCGACGTCGACGCCTTGGGACTGGATCCCTGGCAACCAGGCACCAAGGACTGCTACCTGAGGCTGTCTCCCGATGCCGTCACGGGGCGGCGCTTCAAGACCAAACGGCCAGACCTCTGGGGGACCCCCTTGAATGACGCCCGCCTGGGCGTGTTCCACTAG
- a CDS encoding zinc-dependent alcohol dehydrogenase family protein — MKALVYGGPGEKSWTDVPDPVILHPTDAIVRIDTTTICGTDLHILKGDVPAVQPGRILGHEGVGTVTEVGSSVSSLSPGDRVIISCIKSCGHCGNCRKGLFSHCLGDEGQAGTGWIFGHLIDGTQAESVRVPYAENSLHKLPHGVTDDEAVMLSDILPTAFEIGVQAGHVAPGDVVAIVGAGPIGLAAMATAGLHGAATVVAIDPDEGRLAKSRDFGATHTVNPSNPEWIADVLALTDGAGVDVAMEAVGVPETFDMALRLVRPGGHVANIGVHGKPVQLPLQDLWIQNINISMGLVNTNTTPMLLRLVAQHKLPADKFATHHFGLEQIMDAYDTFSRAAQTGALKVVLSRNPHD; from the coding sequence ATGAAGGCACTCGTCTACGGTGGTCCCGGCGAAAAGTCCTGGACAGACGTACCGGATCCCGTCATCCTGCACCCCACGGACGCAATTGTGCGCATCGACACCACCACCATATGCGGTACGGATCTGCACATCCTCAAAGGAGATGTCCCGGCTGTCCAGCCGGGTCGTATCCTCGGGCACGAGGGAGTGGGGACCGTCACCGAAGTTGGAAGTTCGGTCAGTTCACTCAGCCCGGGGGATCGGGTCATCATCTCCTGTATCAAGTCATGTGGACACTGCGGCAACTGTAGGAAGGGACTGTTTTCGCACTGTCTCGGTGACGAAGGACAAGCTGGAACCGGTTGGATCTTCGGCCACCTCATCGACGGTACCCAGGCCGAATCCGTTCGGGTTCCCTACGCCGAGAACTCCCTGCACAAACTGCCCCACGGCGTCACCGACGACGAAGCCGTGATGCTCTCAGACATCCTGCCCACGGCCTTCGAAATCGGAGTCCAGGCCGGGCACGTGGCGCCGGGAGATGTCGTGGCCATCGTAGGGGCAGGACCCATTGGCCTGGCGGCCATGGCAACAGCAGGACTCCACGGTGCAGCCACCGTGGTGGCCATAGATCCAGACGAGGGCCGTCTCGCCAAGTCCCGCGACTTCGGAGCCACGCACACGGTCAATCCCAGCAACCCCGAATGGATTGCAGACGTTCTCGCCCTCACTGATGGTGCCGGGGTGGACGTGGCCATGGAAGCCGTTGGTGTACCGGAGACTTTTGACATGGCCTTGCGCTTGGTCCGCCCTGGCGGCCACGTAGCCAACATCGGGGTCCACGGAAAGCCCGTCCAGCTGCCCCTCCAGGACCTGTGGATTCAGAACATCAACATCAGCATGGGACTGGTCAATACCAACACCACCCCAATGCTGCTTCGCTTGGTGGCCCAACACAAGCTCCCTGCGGACAAGTTCGCTACTCATCATTTCGGGTTGGAGCAGATCATGGATGCTTATGACACGTTCTCGCGAGCTGCGCAAACAGGGGCCCTGAAGGTGGTTCTCAGCCGAAACCCTCATGACTGA
- a CDS encoding heavy metal translocating P-type ATPase, whose product MTDQRTMTQGLLHSALRFPLVTATVVVLATVAVLAVTGLIPAAQGLASIFALGVALYRAGTMIKGLLHGRWGIDLLAVMAICSTVAVGEYLASLIVVLMLAGGEALEQFAQGRATKELRALLDRSPRNAHRERPGLPVEDILVDAVAPGDVLLVRPSELVPVDGILMSNVGIFDESALTGESLPAERTRGELLLSGSINGADAVRMKATATAAHSQYSQIVALVQEAAASRAPTVRLADRYAVPFTLVALVLAGAAWFFSQDPGRFAEVLVVATPCPLLIAAPVAFLAGTSRAAHAGIIIKNAGTLEQLSGVKTAVFDKTGTLTQGNPSLAGIRVAPASNLSEDALLHLAASAEQYSTHVLAASVIAEARARGLALVPATSASEHATNGVTADCGNHHVVVGKPAYVGSLVSGFDMTALPGGHLGIYVGVDGRFAGTLIMSDPLRPNAKDTLTELRRLGVAETMLLTGDAATTAQHIAAEAGISNVMAECLPADKVTAVAALPLRPVMMVGDGVNDAPVLAAADVGIAMGAKGATAASESADVVIMVDDLSKAAAAVGIGQRTLRIARTSIWTGILLSLGLMVMASLGMIPAVAGALLQELVDLATILNALRALGPGRSVASVQIAEGRGVNTAPAHHRVQSGGHGPGLE is encoded by the coding sequence ATGACTGACCAGCGGACGATGACACAAGGTCTGCTGCACTCGGCCTTGCGTTTTCCGTTAGTGACAGCAACCGTGGTGGTGCTCGCCACCGTCGCGGTCCTGGCAGTCACCGGACTAATACCGGCAGCCCAAGGGCTGGCGAGCATTTTTGCCCTCGGTGTCGCCCTCTACCGGGCCGGCACCATGATCAAAGGGCTCCTGCACGGACGCTGGGGCATAGACCTCCTAGCCGTGATGGCCATTTGCTCAACTGTTGCAGTGGGGGAGTACCTGGCATCCCTGATCGTGGTGCTGATGCTGGCAGGCGGCGAAGCGCTGGAACAATTCGCCCAAGGCCGCGCTACCAAGGAGCTCCGTGCACTCCTGGACCGGTCCCCACGGAACGCGCACCGGGAACGGCCCGGCCTGCCCGTGGAGGATATCTTGGTGGATGCCGTGGCGCCGGGCGACGTGCTGCTGGTCAGACCGTCAGAGTTGGTGCCGGTGGACGGTATCTTGATGTCCAACGTCGGAATCTTTGACGAGTCAGCGCTGACGGGCGAAAGCCTGCCTGCTGAGCGAACCCGGGGCGAACTGCTGCTCAGCGGTTCGATCAACGGGGCCGATGCTGTGCGTATGAAGGCCACGGCCACCGCAGCGCATTCGCAGTACAGCCAAATAGTTGCCTTGGTTCAAGAAGCCGCGGCAAGCCGCGCGCCGACAGTACGGCTCGCCGACAGATATGCTGTGCCGTTCACTCTGGTCGCCTTGGTGCTGGCCGGTGCTGCTTGGTTCTTCAGCCAGGATCCGGGACGGTTCGCTGAGGTTCTGGTGGTAGCCACCCCATGCCCATTGTTGATAGCTGCACCTGTCGCTTTCCTTGCGGGGACCAGCAGGGCCGCACATGCCGGCATCATTATCAAAAACGCCGGGACGCTGGAGCAACTCAGCGGAGTCAAGACCGCCGTCTTCGACAAGACCGGGACCCTCACCCAAGGCAACCCCTCCCTGGCCGGGATCCGGGTGGCCCCAGCATCGAATCTGTCCGAAGACGCCCTACTGCACTTGGCGGCCTCCGCTGAGCAGTATTCCACCCACGTCCTGGCTGCTTCAGTGATCGCAGAAGCCCGAGCGCGCGGCCTGGCGCTGGTACCGGCAACGAGCGCGAGCGAACATGCAACCAACGGTGTCACGGCCGACTGCGGAAACCACCACGTGGTGGTCGGTAAACCTGCTTACGTCGGTTCCCTGGTGAGCGGCTTCGACATGACGGCACTGCCCGGAGGCCATCTCGGGATTTACGTCGGGGTGGATGGTCGGTTTGCCGGCACTCTGATCATGAGCGATCCATTGCGCCCAAATGCGAAGGACACCCTGACGGAACTTCGGAGGCTCGGGGTTGCGGAGACGATGCTCCTGACCGGAGACGCTGCAACGACAGCCCAACACATCGCTGCGGAGGCGGGCATCAGCAATGTCATGGCCGAATGCCTGCCTGCTGACAAAGTTACTGCCGTCGCGGCCCTTCCGCTCAGGCCCGTGATGATGGTGGGCGACGGCGTCAACGACGCTCCGGTGCTGGCAGCGGCCGACGTCGGTATCGCCATGGGGGCCAAAGGTGCCACTGCGGCCAGCGAGTCGGCGGACGTGGTGATTATGGTCGACGACCTGTCCAAAGCCGCGGCCGCGGTTGGCATCGGGCAGCGGACCCTTCGAATCGCACGGACCAGCATTTGGACTGGGATACTGCTGAGCCTCGGCCTGATGGTGATGGCCTCGTTAGGCATGATTCCGGCCGTCGCCGGGGCGCTGCTGCAGGAGCTGGTGGATCTTGCCACTATTCTCAATGCACTCAGGGCTTTGGGTCCTGGACGGTCTGTTGCGTCAGTGCAGATTGCGGAGGGCCGTGGGGTCAATACCGCTCCGGCTCATCACCGAGTTCAAAGTGGCGGCCATGGACCCGGGTTGGAGTGA
- a CDS encoding pyridoxamine 5'-phosphate oxidase family protein, whose product METDERPGTVLSEADSWKVLERNQHGRLAVSVLGEPDIYPLNFIAHEQRLLLRTNPGTKLAELTVNEKVAFEVEEIVDAEAWSVVLKGTARVIESQSEIDEADKLPLKPWIPTRKYTYVEITPTRVHGRHFELGDEPERY is encoded by the coding sequence ATGGAAACCGACGAACGCCCCGGAACTGTCCTATCCGAAGCGGACTCATGGAAAGTCCTGGAACGGAATCAGCATGGTCGCTTGGCTGTCAGCGTCCTGGGCGAGCCAGACATCTACCCCCTGAATTTCATCGCCCACGAGCAGCGGCTGCTGCTGAGGACGAACCCGGGAACAAAGCTCGCTGAGCTGACCGTCAATGAGAAGGTCGCCTTCGAAGTGGAGGAGATCGTCGACGCCGAAGCCTGGAGTGTTGTCCTTAAGGGGACTGCCAGAGTGATCGAGTCACAATCGGAGATCGACGAGGCCGACAAGCTGCCCCTGAAGCCGTGGATTCCGACCCGCAAATACACCTACGTGGAGATCACTCCAACCCGGGTCCATGGCCGCCACTTTGAACTCGGTGATGAGCCGGAGCGGTATTGA
- the pta gene encoding phosphate acetyltransferase produces MVQGVYVLSVAPEAGKSLVVLGLADALHRRTGRLGFYRPLVNGTDPAHDPLLRMLQSQYKLESVRCKGGTTLADAREALAAGREDEVSSRALEEYGRIAEECDVVVVDGSDLRGPDAGREFDLNAQLANNLGLPVIAVIGAQGLSLLETTQAVADASRQLEAARCAVLSVVVNRAQPAGIHTARGAVRAATGSLPSYVIPEVPEISAPTVADVAMSLSLERLSGSAELDRDVGSVQVAAMNAENFLRVLEPGNLVIVPGDRTDIVMACMASALSPELPTPSGVILTDGLVPASYVLPLVAHAPFPVFAETADSYITAQRVSHVRSEIHTGESRRVAAALGIWARSIDETELLERLALPRPATMTPLRFLNDLVERARQQKKRIVLAEGTEGRVLRAAEMLRRRDVCHVTLLGNPSAVRELAEAEGIEVGGITIIDPAHSPLRERFAMEYQRLRAHKGVILERAREVMLDAAYFGTMMVHLGEADGMVSGAAHTTANTIRPALEFMKSQHGTGLVSSVFFMLFPDRVLVYGDCAVVPDPTDRQLADIALASATTAAQFGVEPRVAMLSYSTGVSGAGTAVDKVKRATDMVAAARPDLAVDGPIQYDAAVDAAIASSKLPSSAVAGRATVFVFPDLNTGNNTYKAVEQSSGAVAVGPILQGLRKPINDLSRGSTIEDIINTVAITAVQAQG; encoded by the coding sequence ATGGTCCAAGGCGTTTATGTTCTGTCCGTTGCACCGGAAGCCGGGAAGTCACTCGTGGTCTTGGGTTTGGCTGACGCGTTGCACCGCAGAACAGGCCGCCTCGGTTTCTACCGGCCACTCGTGAACGGAACAGATCCTGCCCACGACCCACTGCTCCGCATGCTTCAGAGCCAGTACAAATTGGAGTCAGTCCGCTGCAAGGGCGGAACGACGTTGGCGGATGCCCGGGAAGCACTGGCGGCAGGCCGCGAGGATGAGGTTTCTTCCCGGGCACTCGAGGAGTACGGACGCATCGCCGAAGAATGTGACGTGGTTGTGGTGGACGGTTCGGACTTAAGGGGCCCGGACGCCGGGAGGGAGTTCGACCTGAACGCTCAACTGGCCAACAATCTGGGCCTGCCGGTTATTGCTGTTATCGGGGCCCAGGGCCTGAGTCTGCTGGAGACCACCCAGGCTGTGGCCGATGCGTCACGGCAGCTGGAGGCAGCCAGATGCGCGGTGTTGTCCGTCGTTGTTAACCGCGCCCAACCAGCAGGAATCCACACAGCCCGGGGCGCCGTTAGGGCAGCTACGGGAAGCCTGCCAAGCTATGTGATTCCCGAGGTACCCGAGATTTCGGCGCCCACCGTGGCAGATGTGGCGATGTCATTGTCGCTTGAACGGCTTTCGGGCAGCGCAGAACTGGACCGGGACGTGGGCAGCGTGCAAGTGGCCGCTATGAACGCGGAGAACTTCCTGCGGGTACTTGAGCCCGGAAACCTGGTGATTGTTCCCGGGGATCGCACTGACATCGTCATGGCTTGCATGGCCTCGGCCTTGTCACCGGAGCTGCCCACACCATCCGGAGTCATACTGACCGATGGCCTGGTCCCTGCCAGCTACGTGCTGCCTTTGGTGGCACATGCGCCATTCCCGGTCTTCGCTGAAACAGCGGATAGCTACATTACGGCTCAACGGGTGTCGCACGTCCGCAGCGAGATCCACACCGGAGAAAGCCGCAGGGTGGCCGCCGCTCTGGGCATCTGGGCCCGCTCCATTGACGAAACAGAGTTGCTGGAACGTCTGGCGCTCCCGCGTCCGGCAACCATGACGCCGCTGCGCTTCCTCAATGACCTCGTGGAACGCGCCCGTCAGCAGAAGAAGCGCATCGTTCTGGCTGAGGGCACAGAAGGCCGGGTGTTGCGTGCGGCCGAGATGCTGCGTCGCCGGGATGTGTGCCACGTGACGCTTCTTGGGAACCCCTCGGCGGTCCGGGAGCTTGCCGAGGCCGAGGGCATCGAGGTGGGTGGCATCACCATCATCGACCCCGCCCACTCGCCATTACGTGAGCGATTCGCGATGGAATATCAGCGGTTGCGTGCCCACAAGGGCGTGATCCTGGAACGGGCCAGGGAAGTCATGCTCGATGCCGCCTACTTTGGCACCATGATGGTCCACCTGGGGGAGGCCGATGGGATGGTCTCCGGAGCTGCTCACACCACGGCCAACACGATTCGGCCGGCGTTGGAGTTCATGAAGAGCCAGCACGGCACCGGACTTGTGTCCTCGGTGTTCTTCATGCTCTTTCCGGACCGCGTGCTGGTGTACGGGGATTGCGCTGTGGTGCCGGATCCAACGGACCGGCAACTGGCGGACATTGCGCTCGCATCGGCGACGACGGCGGCGCAGTTTGGCGTCGAGCCAAGGGTGGCTATGTTGTCGTACTCTACTGGCGTATCCGGCGCCGGAACGGCGGTGGACAAGGTCAAGCGTGCCACGGATATGGTGGCGGCTGCCCGGCCGGATCTTGCGGTGGACGGGCCCATACAATACGACGCCGCGGTGGATGCGGCCATCGCGAGTTCAAAACTGCCGTCCTCTGCTGTCGCGGGAAGGGCGACAGTCTTCGTCTTCCCTGATCTGAACACAGGCAACAACACCTATAAGGCCGTGGAACAGTCTTCCGGTGCTGTCGCCGTCGGGCCTATTCTTCAGGGGCTCCGCAAACCCATCAATGACCTGTCCAGGGGATCGACGATCGAAGACATCATTAACACTGTTGCCATCACCGCTGTCCAAGCGCAGGGGTAG